The Aedes aegypti strain LVP_AGWG chromosome 3, AaegL5.0 Primary Assembly, whole genome shotgun sequence genome contains a region encoding:
- the LOC5567582 gene encoding fatty-acid amide hydrolase 2-A isoform X3, protein MSWAIRRLLRGVMHLFSWFVIPYTYLVSARIRSHRLPPIENPLLQIPAVTLAGKIRTGQIKSEDVVSAYIERCRQVNPILNAIVEERFEQALAEARQIDEEVAKKLRTEEQMMTETPILGVPVTIKESLAVKGMSNTGGRKLKNKRIAQQDSPVVEQIRKSGGVILLVSNTPELCLCWETYNKCTGLTKNPYNVKRTVGGSSGGEAALISSAASLIGVTTDIAGSSRLPAAFVGVFGHKPSPFSVSPYGHNPSCEDESWGNFFTPGAMCRYAEDLPLLLKAMSDPAGVTLSLDATVNLTEINYYYMENDGPTGLTEPIQPDIQAAIQNVVNHFNAEKVQLKRLIWALDISICKMLRMKNIETIYTQQRDGQPNTTVGKELLKYFCGCSDSDLPSVVIGPMQHIVQNYIPTSRLAFLDQQTELLRKDFLDLLGTNGVFIYPVFPNTAHRHFSIFHKLVDTSYMMVFNTLGFPAASCMVGLDREKLPIGVQIVASPGQDHLIFAVAQELERKYGGWVPPPAQQQH, encoded by the exons ATGAGTTGGGCCATTCGACGGCTGCTTCGAGGGGTAATGCACTTGTTCAGCTGGTTCGTCATACCATACACATACCTAGTCAGTGCACGGATACGATCGCATCGATTACCTCCGATCGAAAATCCACTACTGCAGATTCCGGCCGTTACTCTGGCCGGAAAGATTCGAACGGGGCAAATCAAGAGCGAAGATGTAGTCAGTGCCTACATCGAACGCTGTCGACAGGTCAATCCAATCCTCAATGCCATCGTTGAGGAACGATTTGAGCAGGCTCTTGCAGAAGCCCGGCAAATCGATGAAGAAGTCGCCAAGAAATTGCGCACTGAAGAGCAAATGATGACCGAAACTCCCATTCTGGGCGTACCCGTAACCATCAAAGAGAGTCTAGCCGTGAAAGGCATGAGCAATACCGGTGGTAGAAAACTGAAGAACAAACGAATCGCTCAACAGGACTCACCGGTGGTGGAACAGATTAGGAAAAGCGGCGGAGTTATTCTGTTGGTCAGCAATACCCCAGAGTTGTGTCTATGCTGGGAAACGTATAACAAATGTACGGGACTTACCAAGAACCCCTACAATGTCAAACGCACTGTTGGAGGATCATCAGGCGGTGAAGCAGCCTTGATTAGCTCGGCTGCATCCCTCATAGGTGTTACCACAGATATTGCCGGCTCATCAAGACTTCCCGCCGCCTTCGTAGGAGTTTTCGGCCATAAACCATCCCCCTTTAGCGTATCCCCCTACGGTCACAACCCCTCGTGCGAAGACGAGTCCTGGGGAAACTTCTTCACTCCTGGTGCGATGTGTCGATACGCTGAAGATCTCCCCTTGCTACTCAAGGCCATGAGCGATCCCGCCGGAGTTACTCTTTCACTGGACGCTACGGTGAACCTCACCGAGATTAACTATTACTACATGGAAAACGACGGCCCTACGGGTCTGACAGAACCTATTCAACCGGATATCCAGGCCGCCATTCAGAACGTCGTGAACCACTTCAACGCCGAAAAAGTCCAACTGAAACGTCTGATCTGGGCACTGGACATCTCCATCTGCAAGATGCTCCGAATGAAGAACATCGAAACAATCTACACGCAACAACGGGACGGCCAGCCCAATACCACCGTAGGTAAGGAGCTCTTGAAGTACTTCTGCGGTTGTTCCGACTCCGATCTTCCGTCGGTCGTCATCGGCCCTATGCAGCACATTGTCCAGAACTACATTCCAACTTCAAGGTTGGCCTTCCTGGATCAACAGACCGAGCTGTTGCGTAAAGATTTCCTAGATCTGCTTGGAACGAACGGCGTCTTTATCTATCCAGTGTTCCCAAATACGGCTCATCGACATTTTTCGATCTTCCACAAGCTGGTCGACACGAGCTACATGATGGTGTTCAACACCCTGGGTTTCCCAGCTGCGTCCTGCATGGTGGGATTGGATCGCGAGAAACTACCCATTGGGGTACAG ATTGTGGCCAGCCCCGGTCAAGACCACTTGATTTTCGCAGTGGCACAAGAGTTGGAACGGAAGTATGGCGGTTGGGTGCCACCACCAGCGCAGCAACAACATTAA
- the LOC5567582 gene encoding fatty-acid amide hydrolase 2-B isoform X1, which yields MLSYAFAAVELLLRIFSKGCRIVKREFHKRMSWAIRRLLRGVMHLFSWFVIPYTYLVSARIRSHRLPPIENPLLQIPAVTLAGKIRTGQIKSEDVVSAYIERCRQVNPILNAIVEERFEQALAEARQIDEEVAKKLRTEEQMMTETPILGVPVTIKESLAVKGMSNTGGRKLKNKRIAQQDSPVVEQIRKSGGVILLVSNTPELCLCWETYNKCTGLTKNPYNVKRTVGGSSGGEAALISSAASLIGVTTDIAGSSRLPAAFVGVFGHKPSPFSVSPYGHNPSCEDESWGNFFTPGAMCRYAEDLPLLLKAMSDPAGVTLSLDATVNLTEINYYYMENDGPTGLTEPIQPDIQAAIQNVVNHFNAEKVQLKRLIWALDISICKMLRMKNIETIYTQQRDGQPNTTVGKELLKYFCGCSDSDLPSVVIGPMQHIVQNYIPTSRLAFLDQQTELLRKDFLDLLGTNGVFIYPVFPNTAHRHFSIFHKLVDTSYMMVFNTLGFPAASCMVGLDREKLPIGVQIVASPGQDHLIFAVAQELERKYGGWVPPPAQQQH from the exons GAGAATGAGTTGGGCCATTCGACGGCTGCTTCGAGGGGTAATGCACTTGTTCAGCTGGTTCGTCATACCATACACATACCTAGTCAGTGCACGGATACGATCGCATCGATTACCTCCGATCGAAAATCCACTACTGCAGATTCCGGCCGTTACTCTGGCCGGAAAGATTCGAACGGGGCAAATCAAGAGCGAAGATGTAGTCAGTGCCTACATCGAACGCTGTCGACAGGTCAATCCAATCCTCAATGCCATCGTTGAGGAACGATTTGAGCAGGCTCTTGCAGAAGCCCGGCAAATCGATGAAGAAGTCGCCAAGAAATTGCGCACTGAAGAGCAAATGATGACCGAAACTCCCATTCTGGGCGTACCCGTAACCATCAAAGAGAGTCTAGCCGTGAAAGGCATGAGCAATACCGGTGGTAGAAAACTGAAGAACAAACGAATCGCTCAACAGGACTCACCGGTGGTGGAACAGATTAGGAAAAGCGGCGGAGTTATTCTGTTGGTCAGCAATACCCCAGAGTTGTGTCTATGCTGGGAAACGTATAACAAATGTACGGGACTTACCAAGAACCCCTACAATGTCAAACGCACTGTTGGAGGATCATCAGGCGGTGAAGCAGCCTTGATTAGCTCGGCTGCATCCCTCATAGGTGTTACCACAGATATTGCCGGCTCATCAAGACTTCCCGCCGCCTTCGTAGGAGTTTTCGGCCATAAACCATCCCCCTTTAGCGTATCCCCCTACGGTCACAACCCCTCGTGCGAAGACGAGTCCTGGGGAAACTTCTTCACTCCTGGTGCGATGTGTCGATACGCTGAAGATCTCCCCTTGCTACTCAAGGCCATGAGCGATCCCGCCGGAGTTACTCTTTCACTGGACGCTACGGTGAACCTCACCGAGATTAACTATTACTACATGGAAAACGACGGCCCTACGGGTCTGACAGAACCTATTCAACCGGATATCCAGGCCGCCATTCAGAACGTCGTGAACCACTTCAACGCCGAAAAAGTCCAACTGAAACGTCTGATCTGGGCACTGGACATCTCCATCTGCAAGATGCTCCGAATGAAGAACATCGAAACAATCTACACGCAACAACGGGACGGCCAGCCCAATACCACCGTAGGTAAGGAGCTCTTGAAGTACTTCTGCGGTTGTTCCGACTCCGATCTTCCGTCGGTCGTCATCGGCCCTATGCAGCACATTGTCCAGAACTACATTCCAACTTCAAGGTTGGCCTTCCTGGATCAACAGACCGAGCTGTTGCGTAAAGATTTCCTAGATCTGCTTGGAACGAACGGCGTCTTTATCTATCCAGTGTTCCCAAATACGGCTCATCGACATTTTTCGATCTTCCACAAGCTGGTCGACACGAGCTACATGATGGTGTTCAACACCCTGGGTTTCCCAGCTGCGTCCTGCATGGTGGGATTGGATCGCGAGAAACTACCCATTGGGGTACAG ATTGTGGCCAGCCCCGGTCAAGACCACTTGATTTTCGCAGTGGCACAAGAGTTGGAACGGAAGTATGGCGGTTGGGTGCCACCACCAGCGCAGCAACAACATTAA
- the LOC5567582 gene encoding fatty-acid amide hydrolase 2-B isoform X2, with protein sequence MDPHISHHSDPTSQLNLAVSSRMSWAIRRLLRGVMHLFSWFVIPYTYLVSARIRSHRLPPIENPLLQIPAVTLAGKIRTGQIKSEDVVSAYIERCRQVNPILNAIVEERFEQALAEARQIDEEVAKKLRTEEQMMTETPILGVPVTIKESLAVKGMSNTGGRKLKNKRIAQQDSPVVEQIRKSGGVILLVSNTPELCLCWETYNKCTGLTKNPYNVKRTVGGSSGGEAALISSAASLIGVTTDIAGSSRLPAAFVGVFGHKPSPFSVSPYGHNPSCEDESWGNFFTPGAMCRYAEDLPLLLKAMSDPAGVTLSLDATVNLTEINYYYMENDGPTGLTEPIQPDIQAAIQNVVNHFNAEKVQLKRLIWALDISICKMLRMKNIETIYTQQRDGQPNTTVGKELLKYFCGCSDSDLPSVVIGPMQHIVQNYIPTSRLAFLDQQTELLRKDFLDLLGTNGVFIYPVFPNTAHRHFSIFHKLVDTSYMMVFNTLGFPAASCMVGLDREKLPIGVQIVASPGQDHLIFAVAQELERKYGGWVPPPAQQQH encoded by the exons ATGGACCCACATATTTCGCATCATTCAGACCCGACCTCACAGCTTAATCTCGCTGTTAGCTC GAGAATGAGTTGGGCCATTCGACGGCTGCTTCGAGGGGTAATGCACTTGTTCAGCTGGTTCGTCATACCATACACATACCTAGTCAGTGCACGGATACGATCGCATCGATTACCTCCGATCGAAAATCCACTACTGCAGATTCCGGCCGTTACTCTGGCCGGAAAGATTCGAACGGGGCAAATCAAGAGCGAAGATGTAGTCAGTGCCTACATCGAACGCTGTCGACAGGTCAATCCAATCCTCAATGCCATCGTTGAGGAACGATTTGAGCAGGCTCTTGCAGAAGCCCGGCAAATCGATGAAGAAGTCGCCAAGAAATTGCGCACTGAAGAGCAAATGATGACCGAAACTCCCATTCTGGGCGTACCCGTAACCATCAAAGAGAGTCTAGCCGTGAAAGGCATGAGCAATACCGGTGGTAGAAAACTGAAGAACAAACGAATCGCTCAACAGGACTCACCGGTGGTGGAACAGATTAGGAAAAGCGGCGGAGTTATTCTGTTGGTCAGCAATACCCCAGAGTTGTGTCTATGCTGGGAAACGTATAACAAATGTACGGGACTTACCAAGAACCCCTACAATGTCAAACGCACTGTTGGAGGATCATCAGGCGGTGAAGCAGCCTTGATTAGCTCGGCTGCATCCCTCATAGGTGTTACCACAGATATTGCCGGCTCATCAAGACTTCCCGCCGCCTTCGTAGGAGTTTTCGGCCATAAACCATCCCCCTTTAGCGTATCCCCCTACGGTCACAACCCCTCGTGCGAAGACGAGTCCTGGGGAAACTTCTTCACTCCTGGTGCGATGTGTCGATACGCTGAAGATCTCCCCTTGCTACTCAAGGCCATGAGCGATCCCGCCGGAGTTACTCTTTCACTGGACGCTACGGTGAACCTCACCGAGATTAACTATTACTACATGGAAAACGACGGCCCTACGGGTCTGACAGAACCTATTCAACCGGATATCCAGGCCGCCATTCAGAACGTCGTGAACCACTTCAACGCCGAAAAAGTCCAACTGAAACGTCTGATCTGGGCACTGGACATCTCCATCTGCAAGATGCTCCGAATGAAGAACATCGAAACAATCTACACGCAACAACGGGACGGCCAGCCCAATACCACCGTAGGTAAGGAGCTCTTGAAGTACTTCTGCGGTTGTTCCGACTCCGATCTTCCGTCGGTCGTCATCGGCCCTATGCAGCACATTGTCCAGAACTACATTCCAACTTCAAGGTTGGCCTTCCTGGATCAACAGACCGAGCTGTTGCGTAAAGATTTCCTAGATCTGCTTGGAACGAACGGCGTCTTTATCTATCCAGTGTTCCCAAATACGGCTCATCGACATTTTTCGATCTTCCACAAGCTGGTCGACACGAGCTACATGATGGTGTTCAACACCCTGGGTTTCCCAGCTGCGTCCTGCATGGTGGGATTGGATCGCGAGAAACTACCCATTGGGGTACAG ATTGTGGCCAGCCCCGGTCAAGACCACTTGATTTTCGCAGTGGCACAAGAGTTGGAACGGAAGTATGGCGGTTGGGTGCCACCACCAGCGCAGCAACAACATTAA